Genomic DNA from Lactuca sativa cultivar Salinas chromosome 8, Lsat_Salinas_v11, whole genome shotgun sequence:
GTCAAGatacaattattaattggatattatttgatgatgttagcTCGGGGACTTTCCGGACCAGCAGACCGAGAttcatttgagtgttttagcagctagaggtgagtttcctcactttgtttagcgggtcgaaggcaccaatgtcgacccatggtTGATAtgtttaggatgctagatgtctgcgtgactcttgcatatgttatgtgtttatatgtttactgggcggggcctgatgaccaTTATGTATACTATTTATCTTTGAGATTATTCCATGTGTTATGTATCTATatgcttatatgttatatgtataccagGCAGGGCCCGATGACTGAtagatttgtataccgagcgaggctcaatgtcgggcggggcccattatatgtttgttatgtatggtatgtattatcttgggaactcactaagctttgtgcttacggttttccgTTTATGTTTTTAGGTACTTTTAGTGTAAAGGAGAAGATCCTAGGATGATTGCAGTacacacaccacctcgttccaTATTTTATGATTACTCTGATGTATTAGGATGTTATTGATACACTTTGTTTCACCATGATTTCtatgatgatgttttggataatagatttattaatttaaaaataaaaagttttagtCTTAAGTTTTGGGACGTTATATTAGGTTTTGCATCTGACTGGAGTATGCCCACCGTACtccaggtacgcccaacatattggATATCACTCCGCGATCATCCCAGCGTACGccttgtacgcccagtgtactcggcTTGGCccaaaatcctcataacttcaaatgatcataacttcttcgttccaactccgttttcgatgatccttatatccacagaaaggtgctGAGGATCTTTACAACCCTATCTgtttacttttgacttaaaattCATCGAACTAAAATCTTTAATTCATGAAAGGCCCGAACCATCATTTTTActattatacccttgggctccaaagtGCAAACCGAACTCTCTAAATTAGCATCATCCAAAAGGGTCTAATCCACTCTTTCCCCAATGTCCAAAGCCTTATTATAATTGATCTTCGAGTCACAGCCCCAGATTATGAAATGACTCGAAATAGGGTGTAAACACCTAACACTTAATTTAATATAACTAAtctatttaaaaagttaaaacattatctttaaattatattattactaAATTACTAAACTACTCATTTGCAATCCCTCGTTTAAACGATCTCCTTATTCGCGATATGATTATTTATGACTTGATTCTTTGTCGCTTTGTATGTTATATAATCGATTAGCAAAACCTGGTGGTTGCATATTACCAACTGATTTTAGTGGCGAAACATAGTGACTGCATACTCGATAAATTAGCAAAACTAGAGTAAAACCTAGTGATTGCAAATTCAATTAACAAAAGCTGGTGATTACGCCAAAAGCTGTGGAATTACTCAATAGAGTCTAACGGGTtatgcatagtaatgttatgactccaagatctatagatgttgtttttaaaataattagtTTTGCCATCTAAAAAGGGGGTTGCAACACAGCTTGTTGCTCGTTTACCTGCAACGTCTATGTAAATCTTTCTTTTGAATTTGGTAATGAATCATCTCatggttatttaaaaaaaaaaattagcaaaaacattataGGTCATGAACAATTATATTGTGAATAAGGATATCGGTTATGCGAAGGATTGCAtatgggtattttagtaatttttttatagtctattttaaaaataatgtttttaattgttaaatagaTTAATTATCATTAAGTTAAGTATATATACGTGAATTTATAGATtttgaagaatatatatatatatatatatatatatatatatatatatatatatatatatatatatatatatatatatatatatatatatatatatatatatatatataattaagaaaaataaaggttgagaatgagggaatcattctcaCCCACATGGCGGAAATGAATAACGGATAAACATATTTTTCCAACCAAATatgtttctttaaactatgtaatcattaccttaatatacacaaaaaacattttttttttgttttttgaaagctatttttatcaaaaaattattttaaatatattaaaattcataatttttttattctctataaatagacatccatattgatatagttttaagataaaataaaaaatttatatttttttagagtttcagctctcgttatttataagtgaatatattacagtacattcgttattcacttatgaataaaacgtaTGTTTAACTTGTTTTATAGTTTGAATatcgttcatatatgaatataacacgtaataaagttttcttacttaaaatatattttttgacaTCATCTTTCAtcgtatattatatttatatacaaataAAACGTATATTAGCTATCATCATATTTTATATTCATAGatgaataaaacatttatcagatttttgttacagttaatttgctattcatatatgaataagtattataaatgatacttaaaagtaaaaaaattaatcatatttatttatttataagtgaataacgaatgtactgtagtaaaaatctgatgaatttttattcacttataaataatgatagctaaaacttaaaaaaataatttttttaatttatcttaaaactataacAATATgtatgtctatttatagagaataaaaaattatgaattttgatatatttaaaattatttttcgataaaaatagctctttaaaaattaaaaaaacgaaaaaaatgatgtttttgtatatattaagataatgattagcatagtttaaggaaacatgttttgttggaaaacacatgtgtattCCTTTCTCATTTCCACCTGTAGGATAGAGGTTTTtgtggcaaaaataaatgagtgagtAAGAATGATTCTtctattctcaaccttttttattttctcaattgaatttacgtctctctctctctctctctatatatatatatatatatatatatatatatatatatatatatatatatatatatatatatatatatataggtgggttcaattgagaaaataaaaaagattgagaatgggggaatcattctcagccactcattttattcaagcataaaaagacatggtgacaaacttgtaaatatgagaacaaccttcaatctcaaatacgtatctgtagttcaaacccattcatcgttcatcatccaaatttcttctccaactttcaacaatcatccagatttcttcaattaaaccaccatcaacatcatccagtgctaatcaatcatcgatcttcatcaataatcaacacgattcaacagttaacaacaaaaattcgtttttggttcttttaattcaaCCTTCAATTGTGCTTAAATACGATCAGATCTTtaacatctatgattaattatactcccaacgttattagatcaacatcatcgataatcaacaaaaatccacttcatatcattcattcaacatcgattatcaaataaaacttgaaaattgaggttagaaaatatcaaattgttttttttgaaaaatttcatataattctctataaatctactcttttgtaagatttaaatagtcaaaatatcatgtttttaatatttttaaaaacagttaaattgtatacactccaactgtttgataaaatatatgaattaaattaccacgttatattcatatatgaatatgttttctcagtatatgattattaaaaaaaaaaaacaaatatgcaagtctgtatgttattcatatgtgaataacatataaaaattatatatatttgtgaaaatacattgtaatattcatatgtgaatatactgtgtaatattcataaatgaatatatcatctaatattcacaaatcaatatactatgtaatattcacatgtgatataccatgtaatattatataatattcagatatgaaaatattatctaatattcataagtgaatataccatctaatattcacaagtgaatatactatgtaatattcataagtgaatggatcgtctaatatttaaatatgaatatactatatttattatatgctatattcatatatgaatgatacttaaattgtaaaaaaaaaaaataataataatcataatttttATTCATAACATTCATAattgaataacgaatgtactataGTAAAaacttgattcatttttattcacttatgaataacgatagctgaaaatataaaaaaataaattttttattttatctttaaaCTATATTAATattgatgtctatttgtagagaataaaaaatcatgaattttggtatatttaaaatcatttttcgataaaaatagcttcttaaaaattaaaaaaaaaataaaaaaactatgtttttgtatatattaaggtaatgattagcatagtttaaggaaacatgtttttgttggaaaacacatgtttattccttattctcaacctttttttttctcaattgaactctctctctctctctctctctctctctatatatatatatatatatatatatatatatatatatatatatatatatatatatatatatatatatatatatatataagtgaaaatgtattatttgtagCGTTGCATAGGAAATCCTAAAATtctaaaacttctaaataaaagaaaataatctCTAAAATGATTAAACTTGGAGATTAATCAACTACGTAAGCAATGGATGTTTGGCTATGCAACCATAATTCTAAAAATGTTGCCTTTACAGAAAATAACTCTCGTGCAAACAACACTTTTACCAAAAACAAAATGTTGTAAATAAAGGTATTAAGAGAAGAAAATTCCGATGACAAAATTTAGATCATGCTCCAAACAACCGCTATAAAAGAGTAGGGCCCGTCATATGAGGCAGGCGAAAgaaaaaaaatgacatttaaagacaaatataataaagattaaaaaaaattatttattttcacTATAGACGTGCTCAATTAGCAATAAAAAACAAGTCAAATTGTTTATATTTTGAGTTAGTTTGAATTTGATCTAAATTTAGGCCCTAAAAATCATTTtggtaataatttttttataaatatatactaCATAACCCAAAAATTTTGGGCCCCTGGAGATTTGGACTCTGGGCAGTCGCCCGGGTTGCTCACCGTCTAAACCGGTCCTGAAGATCACTCCACAGAAAAGAATACAATGGTACCGTGAAAGCGTGTAACTAAAGAAAAGCTATATACTCAATAAAGTTGTACATGATTCCATATACATTGTTTGCTTATTCACTAAATGTGCATCCGTACATATTTACTTTTTAACTATTGTCCCTTAGGAGGGGCAATATGATCAACATGTAAATAATGTACACACTAAGTAGGCAAACAAGATATATGGAATTAAACAAGACAATGATGAAGAGATCTCACCAAAAAACTGCAATCTGTCCGGAGATGGAAACCCGACCtcctttaaataattaaattcacTCTCTAGTCTCCACCTTGTAGGACTTTCAATCCCCCAAACGTAAGATTAGTTTGCTGGTTTATGTGAAATTCGCAAATAGTATTTCTTTGCATGTGGGTCTTGGTGTAGAAAGTACTGTATGTTCATTACTCTTTTTATGTTGCCGAACATGTGATTTTCTTTTCCCCATGAATCTTTGTAACTCATTGAGGATCGAGTGTTTGTCCTTGAAGTGTATTTCCTTTTGAGGATTGGCTCCCAACGTCCTGCTCTTTTGGGGGCCTTCCCTACTTTTTGTTTCCTTCGCACTCCAGGATTTGTCGAGTAAGGTTGCTTTGTATACTAGTATCAGTTAGAAATAAGTAGCGCTTTACAAATGTACTAGTACTCAGTAAATTCACACTAGAATGGCAACTTGGATTAAGAAAGTCTTATGTCTTTCTGATTGGCTgaaggttgctgatcacaaggaTAAAGCCTACGGTCGGGGTGTGGATTCTTTAATCAAGTGTTTAAAATTATTGTTTGAAAGCAAGTCAGGACCCACAGGGATCACATGTGGGGTATGGTACCAAATGGGAGTCCTACAAGACAGAAATGCTACTCCACAAAATCTTATGTAATCCCTTCTCCACCAATCATCGTTCATCTCCCACATCGTATATTTCTTGGCTCATCTCTATATAAATTGATCAAGACTTCCATGGCTTCACTCTAATCATTCATTTTTCTGAAGATCAAATAGATATTAGGAGATGGGTGACTCTTCGGCTTCATACATACACATGGTAATAGGCATATAGAGAACCATGTGTGAGTATTATTCATTTTACATGTTGATCATGAAAAAATTGTTGACTATTGTAGGTACAACATCTTATAGAAAAATGTCTGATCTTCGGCATGACCAAAGAAGAGTGCATGGAAGCCCTTTGTAAACATGCAAATATAAAACCGGTAATCACCTCAACGGGTTAGTTCCACATCATCTCTCCTCCTAGATACCATATAACTTACACAAGATAGAACGTTAACGTTGTACTATGTTAATGACACAAAAATTGCAAGTATTTGTCCCACCTAAAAGAAACATAACTCATTTTCAGTCTGTTGATAATTTTTGAGGATCATAATTGCAGTGTGGACCGAATTAGAGAAAGAGAACATGGAGTTCTTCGAGGCCTACTGGTCGCAATCTCAGTATTTTAGAAAAGCTGATCAGATTTCAGAACCTGTGACGAATGAACAGATTCAAAAGACGGTGTTTGATCttaaatcaaaaacttcaaaacggAAGGATGATTGAGTAGCATGCATAAATGAAAAACCTATATGACGTAGGCATGTCATATGGTCCCAGGGTGAACCTACAACCGTGGTCTGTGGGTGCATGTATTATATATAGGGTGGGGGATGGGTGATCGATGCACCCAAAATGTAAATGTGTCCTACTATTATGCAAATAAGTCACTTTGTGTCTTTCTATATGTGATGTGTGTTGTTGTCATGTGAAAATTAAAGGCAAACTAAGTACGTACGCAAATGGTCCAGAAATTGTTACACAACAATCGGaatatacaaataaataaataaacttttaTTGCCTTTGGTCAATAGAAGTGCTTATATGATTATGATGATTTCTgttggtgtttgtttttttaaattaaaatgtttATAGACCACATCTGCAACCTTGTGCAGCAGAAGATGTAGACCAAACTTCtgcaaattataataaaaattctgtttgttttttaatattttcGGACTGTTGAAATAAACTGAAATCAATAGTTAAAAATAGTTATATACCaaaattttatttacttttaatcATATGCAAATTGAATATAAACATAATGATGATATGATTTCTGaagatatttatataaaataattaaacataatacttgctaaataacaataaataaattgttaatttaatgaACAACATgttattttttgttaaatttaacAGGACGATTGTTATTTCTTCGGTTAGTTTCAATATATTTGATAATTTTAGTTATtaactttataatttattaatatttgaCTATACATAATTtaacacaaaaaaatatttatataaaatttaccAAAACAATTTTAAATTATGTAAAGTATACTTGAATTTCTTATAAAAAATACTTGAATTATTTATAATATCCTtcataatattattaaaataaaaaaacatgttgaaaatataaaacaaatttatgttgaataatataatttaaaGTAAGGTGTGAAGTGGTTTGAAGAGTAAAATCCAATATTGCCTCACATAACAGTTTTTAAATCAacagttttttttaaaaaggCAAACAACTACGAAAGGTCAAGTGTTGCACGTGTTATGTGCGGCACAACAAGAAATAGTtagaagtgttttttttttct
This window encodes:
- the LOC111888967 gene encoding uncharacterized protein LOC111888967 yields the protein MGDSSASYIHMVQHLIEKCLIFGMTKEECMEALCKHANIKPVITSTVWTELEKENMEFFEAYWSQSQYFRKADQISEPVTNEQIQKTVFDLKSKTSKRKDD